One genomic segment of Oncorhynchus kisutch isolate 150728-3 linkage group LG15, Okis_V2, whole genome shotgun sequence includes these proteins:
- the LOC109906001 gene encoding uncharacterized protein LOC109906001 isoform X1 yields the protein MEAVFGLLVMIAGVSHGMLTSSCDAREDGCQCYGALGGTVYLQLTDTTVSELTFKKDPTGVTTEILRMRRNKMIIADSIKARSEFFMNNKTFRMDNTERTDSDEYLLETFHSNGSSLATRRLHLFIEGLIYINCTLSTGTKISGWVNATDNDQCHCQLTDGATGPGFNVFVYFQIAEVFILLAICLGSYCFYKKKTCPQEQLSRGI from the exons ATGGAGGCTGTTTTTGGATTGTTGGTGATGATAGCAGGAGTGTCTCATG GCATGTTGACCTCCTCCTGTGATGCTAGAGAGGATGGATGTCAGTGTTATGGAGCTCTGGGAGGAACTGTCTATCTCCAGCTGACTGATACCACAGTATCTGAACTCACATTTAAAAAAGATCCCACTGGTGTAACTACAGAGATACTCCGAATGAGAAGAAACAAAATGATCATCGCTGACTCCATTAAAGCTAGATCAGAGTTCTTCATGAACAACAAGACATTTAGGATGGATAACACAGAAAGGACGGATTCTGATGAATACCTCTTAGAAACATTTCATTCTAATGGAAGTTCATTGGCCACCAGAAGactacacctgttcattgaag GGCTCATATATATTAACTGTACCTTATCCACCGGGACAAAGATATCAGGGTGGGTGAATGCCACCGACAATGACCAGTGCCACTGTCAACTAACCGATGGTGCTACCG GACCTGGGTtcaatgtgtttgtttatttccAAATTGCTGAAGTCTTCATTCTGCTGGCAATCTGTCTGGGATCATACTGTTTCTACAAGAAGAAGACTTGTCCTCAAGAGCAAT TAAGCAGAGGAATATGA
- the LOC109906001 gene encoding uncharacterized protein LOC109906001 isoform X3: MEAVFGLLVMIAGVSHGMLTSSCDAREDGCQCYGALGGTVYLQLTDTTVSELTFKKDPTGVTTEILRMRRNKMIIADSIKARSEFFMNNKTFRMDNTERTDSDEYLLETFHSNGSSLATRRLHLFIEGPGFNVFVYFQIAEVFILLAICLGSYCFYKKKTCPQEQLSRGI, translated from the exons ATGGAGGCTGTTTTTGGATTGTTGGTGATGATAGCAGGAGTGTCTCATG GCATGTTGACCTCCTCCTGTGATGCTAGAGAGGATGGATGTCAGTGTTATGGAGCTCTGGGAGGAACTGTCTATCTCCAGCTGACTGATACCACAGTATCTGAACTCACATTTAAAAAAGATCCCACTGGTGTAACTACAGAGATACTCCGAATGAGAAGAAACAAAATGATCATCGCTGACTCCATTAAAGCTAGATCAGAGTTCTTCATGAACAACAAGACATTTAGGATGGATAACACAGAAAGGACGGATTCTGATGAATACCTCTTAGAAACATTTCATTCTAATGGAAGTTCATTGGCCACCAGAAGactacacctgttcattgaag GACCTGGGTtcaatgtgtttgtttatttccAAATTGCTGAAGTCTTCATTCTGCTGGCAATCTGTCTGGGATCATACTGTTTCTACAAGAAGAAGACTTGTCCTCAAGAGCAAT TAAGCAGAGGAATATGA
- the LOC109906001 gene encoding uncharacterized protein LOC109906001 isoform X2 — MEAVFGLLVMIAGVSHGMLTSSCDAREDGCQCYGALGGTVYLQLTDTTVSELTFKKDPTGVTTEILRMRRNKMIIADSIKARSEFFMNNKTFRMDNTERTDSDEYLLETFHSNGSSLATRRLHLFIEGLIYINCTLSTGTKISGWVNATDNDQCHCQLTDGATGPGFNVFVYFQIAEVFILLAICLGSYCFYKKKTCPQEQCQ, encoded by the exons ATGGAGGCTGTTTTTGGATTGTTGGTGATGATAGCAGGAGTGTCTCATG GCATGTTGACCTCCTCCTGTGATGCTAGAGAGGATGGATGTCAGTGTTATGGAGCTCTGGGAGGAACTGTCTATCTCCAGCTGACTGATACCACAGTATCTGAACTCACATTTAAAAAAGATCCCACTGGTGTAACTACAGAGATACTCCGAATGAGAAGAAACAAAATGATCATCGCTGACTCCATTAAAGCTAGATCAGAGTTCTTCATGAACAACAAGACATTTAGGATGGATAACACAGAAAGGACGGATTCTGATGAATACCTCTTAGAAACATTTCATTCTAATGGAAGTTCATTGGCCACCAGAAGactacacctgttcattgaag GGCTCATATATATTAACTGTACCTTATCCACCGGGACAAAGATATCAGGGTGGGTGAATGCCACCGACAATGACCAGTGCCACTGTCAACTAACCGATGGTGCTACCG GACCTGGGTtcaatgtgtttgtttatttccAAATTGCTGAAGTCTTCATTCTGCTGGCAATCTGTCTGGGATCATACTGTTTCTACAAGAAGAAGACTTGTCCTCAAGAGCAATGTCAGTAA
- the LOC109906001 gene encoding uncharacterized protein LOC109906001 isoform X4 — protein MEAVFGLLVMIAGVSHGMLTSSCDAREDGCQCYGALGGTVYLQLTDTTVSELTFKKDPTGVTTEILRMRRNKMIIADSIKARSEFFMNNKTFRMDNTERTDSDEYLLETFHSNGSSLATRRLHLFIEGPGFNVFVYFQIAEVFILLAICLGSYCFYKKKTCPQEQCQ, from the exons ATGGAGGCTGTTTTTGGATTGTTGGTGATGATAGCAGGAGTGTCTCATG GCATGTTGACCTCCTCCTGTGATGCTAGAGAGGATGGATGTCAGTGTTATGGAGCTCTGGGAGGAACTGTCTATCTCCAGCTGACTGATACCACAGTATCTGAACTCACATTTAAAAAAGATCCCACTGGTGTAACTACAGAGATACTCCGAATGAGAAGAAACAAAATGATCATCGCTGACTCCATTAAAGCTAGATCAGAGTTCTTCATGAACAACAAGACATTTAGGATGGATAACACAGAAAGGACGGATTCTGATGAATACCTCTTAGAAACATTTCATTCTAATGGAAGTTCATTGGCCACCAGAAGactacacctgttcattgaag GACCTGGGTtcaatgtgtttgtttatttccAAATTGCTGAAGTCTTCATTCTGCTGGCAATCTGTCTGGGATCATACTGTTTCTACAAGAAGAAGACTTGTCCTCAAGAGCAATGTCAGTAA